Proteins encoded within one genomic window of Cellulomonas xiejunii:
- the cydB gene encoding cytochrome d ubiquinol oxidase subunit II, whose protein sequence is MDLPVVWFLLIAVLWTGYLVLEGFDFGVGMLLAILPRGDKARREKERRLMINTIGPVWDGNEVWLLTAGGATFAAFPEWYATLFSGFYLPLFLILIALIVRVVAFEWRGKIDSPTWRGWADRALIFGSFLPALLWGVAFANLVRGVELDANHQYVGGFFALLSPFALLGGVVTLSIFLTHGAIFLAMKVDGEMRERAGAFAARSSVVTLVVAGAWAVWAQLSYSGKGWTWAAVLVAAAALVLVVGATRVRREGLAFTASAVAIVAAVVLIFGSMFPDVMPAFDPANSLTVDNASSTDYTLTVMTWVAAVLTPVVLLYQGWTYWVFRKRLTVEHIPEATGLTFSRVVSRS, encoded by the coding sequence ATGGACCTCCCCGTCGTCTGGTTCCTCCTGATCGCCGTGCTGTGGACCGGCTACCTCGTGCTCGAGGGGTTCGACTTCGGCGTCGGCATGCTGCTCGCGATCCTGCCCCGGGGCGACAAGGCCCGCCGGGAGAAGGAACGCCGGCTGATGATCAACACCATCGGCCCCGTCTGGGACGGCAACGAGGTGTGGCTGCTGACCGCGGGCGGCGCGACCTTCGCCGCCTTCCCCGAGTGGTACGCCACGCTGTTCTCGGGCTTCTACCTGCCGTTGTTCCTCATCCTCATCGCCCTCATCGTGCGCGTCGTCGCCTTCGAGTGGCGCGGCAAGATCGACTCCCCCACCTGGCGTGGCTGGGCGGACCGCGCGCTGATCTTCGGCTCGTTCCTCCCCGCCCTGCTGTGGGGGGTCGCGTTCGCCAACCTGGTGCGCGGTGTCGAGCTCGACGCGAACCACCAGTACGTCGGGGGCTTCTTCGCGCTGCTGTCGCCGTTCGCGCTGCTCGGCGGGGTCGTGACGCTGAGCATCTTCCTGACCCACGGCGCGATCTTCCTGGCGATGAAGGTCGACGGCGAGATGCGCGAGCGCGCCGGCGCGTTCGCCGCACGCAGCTCCGTCGTCACGCTCGTCGTCGCCGGTGCCTGGGCGGTGTGGGCCCAGCTGTCGTACAGCGGCAAGGGCTGGACGTGGGCGGCCGTGCTCGTCGCCGCCGCCGCGCTCGTCCTCGTCGTCGGCGCCACCCGGGTGCGTCGCGAGGGCCTGGCGTTCACCGCGTCGGCCGTCGCCATCGTCGCCGCCGTCGTCCTGATCTTCGGCTCGATGTTCCCCGACGTCATGCCCGCGTTCGACCCCGCGAACTCCCTGACGGTCGACAACGCGTCGTCCACCGACTACACGCTGACCGTCATGACGTGGGTCGCCGCGGTCCTCACCCCGGTCGTGCTGCTCTACCAGGGCTGGACCTACTGGGTCTTCCGCAAGCGCCTGACCGTCGAGCACATCCCCGAGGCGACCGGCCTGACCTTCTCCCGCGTCGTCTCGCGGTCCTGA
- the cydD gene encoding thiol reductant ABC exporter subunit CydD gives MKPLDPRLLRYARSARGYLALTVALGLLTGALVVAQALLLAHALGSAVADGASLAQVAPLAGWLVLVVVLRALTAGVQERYAHRAATRAVAELRESVVAHAAAVGPRRAAPADGAGLVTLATRGLDALEPYFVRYLPQLVLAATLTPATLLVVLDLDWVSAAILAGTVPLVPLFMWLVGVMTQGRSERGLATMQRLGAQVLDLLAGLSTLRAFGRERGPAARVRELGDAHRRATMGTLRIAFLSGMVLELLTTLAVALVAVGVGLRLVYGHVDLVTGLAVLVLAPEVFQPLRQVGAHFHASTDGVAAADRAFAVLEVPVAEAGTLPAPDLTRGTVRARGVAVRSRGAWAPAPLDVDLVPGRVVALVGPSGAGKSTTVEVILGLLPPDAGHVELVAADGTVTELADVDVHDYWRQVTWLPQRPVLEPGTLEEVLGAATRADRDRAAALTGLDTVVAGLPDGWGTTLGGGGTGLSVGQRQRLALTRALLRPSPVVVLDEPTAHLDAAGEQVVLATLDALRDAGCAVLLVAHRESLASRADDVVHVASASDAGTDSPPLAAPEVHR, from the coding sequence GTGAAGCCTCTCGACCCCCGGCTCCTGCGGTATGCGCGGTCCGCGCGCGGGTACCTCGCCCTGACGGTCGCGCTCGGTCTGCTCACCGGCGCGCTCGTCGTGGCGCAGGCGCTGCTCCTCGCGCACGCGCTGGGATCGGCCGTCGCCGACGGGGCGTCCCTCGCGCAGGTCGCCCCGCTGGCGGGCTGGCTCGTCCTCGTCGTGGTGCTGCGCGCGCTGACCGCCGGTGTCCAGGAGCGCTACGCGCACCGTGCGGCGACACGGGCCGTGGCCGAGCTCCGCGAGAGCGTCGTCGCGCACGCCGCGGCCGTCGGTCCGCGACGCGCCGCGCCCGCCGACGGCGCCGGTCTCGTCACCTTGGCGACCCGCGGCCTCGACGCCCTCGAGCCGTACTTCGTGCGGTACCTGCCACAGCTCGTGCTCGCAGCCACGCTGACCCCCGCGACGCTGCTCGTCGTGCTCGACCTGGACTGGGTGTCGGCCGCGATCCTGGCCGGCACGGTGCCGTTGGTGCCGCTGTTCATGTGGCTCGTGGGCGTCATGACGCAGGGCCGCTCGGAACGCGGGCTCGCGACCATGCAGCGCCTCGGGGCGCAGGTGCTCGACCTGCTCGCCGGCCTGTCGACGCTGCGGGCGTTCGGACGCGAGCGCGGGCCGGCCGCGCGCGTCCGGGAGCTCGGGGACGCGCACCGGCGCGCCACGATGGGAACCCTGCGGATCGCGTTCCTGTCCGGCATGGTGCTCGAGCTGCTGACCACGCTCGCGGTCGCGCTCGTGGCGGTCGGCGTCGGCCTGCGGCTCGTCTACGGCCACGTCGATCTCGTGACCGGTCTCGCCGTGCTCGTGCTGGCACCCGAGGTCTTCCAGCCGCTGCGTCAGGTGGGCGCGCACTTCCACGCCTCGACCGACGGTGTCGCGGCGGCGGACCGCGCGTTCGCGGTGCTGGAGGTGCCCGTCGCGGAGGCGGGGACGCTCCCCGCGCCGGACCTCACGCGGGGGACGGTGCGTGCCCGCGGTGTCGCGGTGCGCTCGCGGGGCGCCTGGGCACCGGCACCGCTGGACGTCGACCTCGTCCCGGGACGTGTCGTCGCGCTCGTCGGGCCGTCCGGGGCAGGCAAGTCCACGACGGTCGAGGTCATCCTCGGCCTCCTCCCGCCGGACGCGGGGCACGTCGAGCTGGTCGCCGCCGACGGCACCGTGACGGAGCTGGCGGACGTGGACGTGCACGACTACTGGCGGCAGGTGACGTGGCTGCCGCAGCGGCCCGTGCTGGAGCCAGGGACGCTCGAGGAGGTCCTGGGCGCGGCGACGCGTGCGGATCGCGACCGCGCCGCCGCCCTCACCGGGCTCGACACGGTCGTCGCGGGGCTGCCCGACGGGTGGGGCACGACGCTGGGCGGTGGTGGCACCGGGCTGAGCGTGGGCCAGCGGCAGCGTCTCGCGCTCACGCGTGCACTGCTGCGGCCCAGCCCCGTGGTCGTGCTCGACGAACCCACGGCACACCTCGACGCGGCCGGCGAGCAGGTCGTGCTCGCGACCCTGGACGCCCTGCGCGACGCCGGGTGCGCCGTCCTGCTCGTCGCCCACCGCGAGTCTCTCGCGAGCCGCGCGGACGACGTCGTGCACGTCGCGTCGGCGTCCGACGCCGGGACCGACAGTCCACCCCTCGCCGCGCCCGAGGTGCACCGATGA
- the rplU gene encoding 50S ribosomal protein L21 — translation MVYAIVKAGGRQEKVAVGDVVVVDRLAAGAGSSVQLPALLLVDGEKVTTDAEALAKVTVTAEVVRDEKGPKIDILKYKNKTGYRKRQGHRQKLTRLKVTGIK, via the coding sequence GTGGTGTACGCGATCGTGAAGGCTGGCGGCCGCCAGGAGAAGGTCGCCGTCGGCGACGTCGTCGTCGTCGACCGCCTCGCCGCCGGGGCGGGTTCGTCGGTCCAGCTGCCGGCGCTCCTGCTCGTCGACGGCGAGAAGGTCACGACCGATGCCGAGGCCCTGGCCAAGGTGACGGTGACGGCGGAGGTCGTGCGGGACGAGAAGGGTCCCAAGATCGACATCCTCAAGTACAAGAACAAGACCGGCTACCGCAAGCGCCAGGGTCACCGCCAGAAGCTGACCCGCCTGAAGGTCACCGGCATCAAGTGA
- the obgE gene encoding GTPase ObgE, with product MATFVDRVVLHATGGDGGHGCASIHREKFKPLAGPDGGNGGNGGSVIVEVDPQVTTLLPFHHQPHRRAASGTQGMGDHRSGSTAEDLVLPVPDGTVVKSPDGTVLADLVGAGSRYVVAAGGRGGLGNAALASPRRKAPGFALLGEPGDEAQVVLELKTIADVALVGFPSAGKSSLVAAISAARPKIADYPFTTLVPNLGVVQAGDFRYTVADVPGLIPGASQGKGLGLEFLRHIERCAVVVHVLDCATLESGRDPVSDLDVIEAELAAYSEDLEVAAGGVPLVERPRVVVLNKIDVPEARELADLVRAELEARGLPVFEISAASHEGLRALTFALAERVGAARRAAPVAEATRVVLRPRAVDDSGFTVKRREGGGQVWFSIRGEKPERWVRQTDFSNDEAVGYLADRLARAGVEDALYKAGAVAGDEVRIGPDENSVVFDWEPTLLTGSELLGGPRGSDLRLEDRSRPTRGQKRREYTERMDAKAAARAEMWTEREQGVWTDPDA from the coding sequence GTGGCGACGTTCGTCGACCGTGTCGTGCTGCACGCGACCGGCGGTGACGGTGGGCACGGCTGTGCATCCATCCACCGCGAGAAGTTCAAGCCGCTCGCCGGCCCCGACGGCGGCAACGGCGGCAACGGCGGGTCGGTGATCGTCGAGGTCGATCCGCAGGTGACCACGCTGCTGCCGTTCCACCACCAGCCGCACCGGCGCGCCGCGTCGGGCACCCAGGGGATGGGCGACCACCGCAGCGGGTCGACGGCCGAGGACCTCGTGCTGCCGGTCCCGGACGGCACGGTCGTCAAGTCGCCCGACGGCACGGTCCTCGCGGACCTCGTCGGAGCGGGTTCGCGGTACGTCGTCGCGGCCGGTGGTCGCGGGGGCCTCGGCAACGCGGCGCTCGCGTCGCCGCGACGCAAGGCGCCCGGGTTCGCCCTCCTCGGTGAGCCGGGCGACGAGGCCCAGGTCGTGCTCGAGCTCAAGACCATCGCCGACGTCGCGCTGGTCGGCTTCCCCTCGGCGGGCAAGTCGAGCCTCGTCGCGGCCATCTCCGCGGCGCGGCCGAAGATCGCCGACTACCCGTTCACGACCCTCGTGCCGAACCTCGGCGTCGTCCAGGCCGGTGACTTCCGCTACACGGTGGCCGACGTGCCGGGGCTCATCCCCGGGGCGTCGCAGGGCAAGGGCCTCGGTCTGGAGTTCCTGCGGCACATCGAGCGGTGCGCGGTCGTCGTCCACGTGCTCGACTGCGCGACGCTCGAGTCGGGGCGCGACCCCGTCTCCGACCTCGACGTGATCGAGGCGGAGCTCGCCGCGTACTCCGAGGACCTCGAGGTCGCTGCGGGCGGGGTGCCGCTCGTCGAGCGTCCCCGCGTCGTCGTCCTCAACAAGATCGACGTGCCCGAGGCGCGCGAGCTGGCCGACCTGGTCCGCGCCGAGCTCGAAGCCCGCGGCCTTCCGGTCTTCGAGATCTCCGCGGCCTCCCACGAAGGGCTCCGGGCCCTGACGTTCGCCCTGGCCGAGCGTGTCGGGGCGGCGCGCCGTGCCGCCCCCGTCGCCGAGGCGACGCGCGTCGTGCTGCGCCCGCGTGCCGTCGACGACTCGGGCTTCACGGTCAAGCGCCGCGAGGGCGGCGGTCAGGTGTGGTTCTCCATCCGCGGCGAGAAGCCCGAGCGGTGGGTGCGCCAGACCGATTTCTCGAACGACGAGGCCGTCGGCTACCTCGCCGACCGGCTGGCCCGCGCGGGGGTCGAGGACGCGCTCTACAAGGCCGGCGCCGTCGCGGGCGACGAGGTGCGCATCGGACCGGACGAGAACTCGGTCGTGTTCGACTGGGAGCCCACGCTGCTGACCGGTTCGGAGCTGCTCGGTGGGCCCCGCGGCAGCGACCTGCGCCTCGAGGACCGGTCGCGGCCCACCCGCGGCCAGAAGCGTCGCGAGTACACCGAGCGCATGGACGCCAAGGCGGCCGCGCGCGCGGAGATGTGGACGGAGCGCGAGCAGGGCGTCTGGACGGACCCGGACGCCTGA
- the rpmA gene encoding 50S ribosomal protein L27, whose product MAHKKGASSSRNGRDSNAQRLGVKRFGGQVVKAGEIIVRQRGTHFHPGDNVGRGGDDTLFALTAGSVAFGTRRGRKVIDVVASL is encoded by the coding sequence ATGGCACACAAGAAGGGCGCGAGCTCCTCGCGCAACGGTCGCGACTCGAACGCCCAGCGCCTCGGCGTGAAGCGCTTCGGCGGTCAGGTCGTCAAGGCCGGCGAGATCATCGTCCGCCAGCGCGGCACCCACTTCCACCCCGGCGACAACGTCGGCCGTGGCGGGGACGACACCCTGTTCGCGCTGACCGCCGGTTCGGTGGCGTTCGGCACGCGTCGTGGCCGCAAGGTCATCGACGTCGTCGCGTCCCTCTGA
- a CDS encoding cytochrome ubiquinol oxidase subunit I — MDALDLARWQFGITTVYHFIFVPLTIGLSPLVAIMQTAWVRTGNERWLRLTKFFGKLLLINFAIGVATGIVQEFQFGMNWSEYSRFVGDVFGAPLAMEALAAFFVESTFLGLWIFGWDKLPKKIHLACIWAVAIATNLSAYFILAANSWMQHPVGTTFNLETGRAEMTDIVAVLTNPTLLAAFPHTIAAAFLTAGTFVAGIAAWWMVRLVRSGQIDKARDVYRPAVVLGLVTMLVSGAGVALSGDWQAKLMFQQQPAKMAAAEGLCTTQEGAPFSILAIGDLTNDCANVKHILEVPGLTSFLATNDFDAPIRGVEELQEEYAQWIAEWDEANGVSSGVDEDTRFYPNLAITYWSFRLMIGLGAGSAALSLAALWLLRRKGSVTGNVWFGRLGLAAIATPFLASAFGWIFTEMGRQPWVVAPNPDASGVDGVWLLTARGVSEVVSPGMVLFSMIGFTLLYGVLAVAWFRLMKRYAVEGVADTERDPSPEANPPADDADGSDRPLSFAY; from the coding sequence GTGGACGCCCTCGACCTGGCCCGCTGGCAGTTCGGCATCACGACCGTCTACCACTTCATCTTCGTCCCCCTGACGATCGGGCTCTCGCCGCTCGTCGCCATCATGCAGACCGCCTGGGTCCGCACGGGCAACGAGCGCTGGCTGCGGCTGACGAAGTTCTTCGGCAAGCTCCTGCTGATCAACTTCGCGATCGGCGTGGCCACCGGCATCGTGCAGGAGTTCCAGTTCGGCATGAACTGGTCCGAGTACTCGCGGTTCGTCGGTGACGTCTTCGGGGCGCCGCTGGCGATGGAGGCGCTCGCCGCGTTCTTCGTCGAGTCCACGTTCCTGGGGCTGTGGATCTTCGGCTGGGACAAGCTGCCCAAGAAGATCCACCTCGCCTGCATCTGGGCCGTGGCCATCGCGACGAACCTGTCCGCGTACTTCATCCTCGCGGCCAACTCCTGGATGCAGCACCCGGTGGGCACCACGTTCAACCTCGAGACCGGTCGCGCCGAGATGACCGACATCGTCGCGGTCCTCACGAACCCCACGCTGCTCGCGGCGTTCCCGCACACCATCGCGGCCGCGTTCCTCACCGCGGGCACCTTCGTCGCCGGCATCGCCGCGTGGTGGATGGTGCGGCTCGTGCGCTCGGGGCAGATCGACAAGGCCCGCGACGTGTACCGCCCCGCGGTGGTCCTCGGCCTCGTGACCATGCTGGTCTCCGGCGCCGGCGTGGCGCTGTCAGGCGACTGGCAGGCCAAGCTGATGTTCCAGCAGCAGCCCGCCAAGATGGCCGCCGCCGAGGGCCTGTGCACCACGCAGGAGGGCGCGCCCTTCTCGATCCTGGCGATCGGCGACCTCACGAACGACTGCGCCAACGTGAAGCACATCCTCGAGGTGCCCGGCCTGACGTCCTTCCTGGCGACCAACGACTTCGACGCACCCATCCGCGGCGTGGAGGAGCTCCAGGAGGAGTACGCGCAGTGGATCGCCGAGTGGGACGAGGCCAACGGCGTCTCGTCCGGCGTCGACGAGGACACGCGCTTCTACCCGAACCTGGCCATCACGTACTGGTCCTTCCGCCTCATGATCGGGCTGGGAGCCGGGTCCGCCGCACTGTCGCTGGCCGCGCTGTGGCTGCTGCGCCGCAAGGGCTCGGTCACCGGCAACGTGTGGTTCGGCCGGCTCGGCCTCGCGGCGATTGCGACCCCGTTCCTCGCCTCGGCGTTCGGCTGGATCTTCACCGAGATGGGCCGCCAGCCGTGGGTCGTCGCCCCCAACCCCGACGCGTCCGGCGTCGACGGCGTCTGGCTGCTGACCGCACGCGGCGTCAGCGAGGTCGTGAGCCCCGGCATGGTCCTGTTCTCGATGATCGGGTTCACGCTGCTGTACGGCGTGCTCGCGGTCGCCTGGTTCCGGCTGATGAAGCGGTACGCCGTCGAGGGCGTCGCCGACACCGAGCGTGACCCCAGCCCCGAGGCCAACCCCCCTGCCGACGACGCCGACGGTTCCGACCGTCCGCTGTCCTTCGCCTACTGA
- a CDS encoding Rne/Rng family ribonuclease, producing MSPVNSPENADAADAAEAAPRKRRRRVVRDVVTPGADAPVAPPEVGTAAPEPSAGAAPVAAEVAAPEVAAPEVETPEEPVQAPAPTRARRSRRVTRTVVLDDVAAPATQDAPVQPAPSGVAEDPVEDEEAAQAASETPATDDDLAADDATADDAPTDEVPADEPEASGVADALAEDAAERAPRRRRSGRRGGRTARSAQDADAEQAPAGDEPVDEPAGTSGDERRDGPLDVLAELGPVRTEEPAPRARMATTALLFQAADPEPRTRRRRAQASAGSPQEISDAARTDVDEQAPTGVEGSGADATGEAAADSVPAEGSGRARRRRGGRGRKAQAEVEDEATELEDQDDSQDDSQDEVQPEVVDVDGTDADGDDDGTDDDAGDDDGTSPRRRRRRGGRGRRGRPDAPGSDDAADEPAAQDEPDAEAEASASEDAGEDDSTGSSRRRRRRRRGARGEVADEPRRRSSGDEVTALRGSTRLEAKRQRRREGRDAGRRRQVITEAEFLARREAVERAMVVREVDSRTQIAVLEDGVLVEHYVSNQAQASMVGNVYLGRVQNVLPSMEAAFVDVGKGRNAVLYAGEVNWDAAGLDGGQPRRIEQALKSGDAVLVQVTKDPIGHKGARLTSQITLAGRYLVYVPGGGMTGISRKLPDIERSRLKKILRDLVPDSAGVIVRTAAEGATEEELRADVARLQGQWEAIEKKRKTANAPALLQGEPDMAIRVVRDIFNDDFSSLVVQGDDAWSTISTYVGELAPDLAARTEKWTGTQDVFTVHRVDEQLAKGMDRKVWLPSGGSLVIDRTEAMTVVDVNTGKFTGAGGTLEETVTRNNLEAAEEIVRQLRLRDIGGIIVIDFIDMVLESNRDLVLRRLVECLGRDRTKHQVAEVTSLGLVQMTRKRVGQGLVEAFSETCEHCHGRGFIVHTDPVGKGGRPETHTQPAAEPSESKRARRKRGSAESAGVQHATVPVLPEAREAVKATLATIAAAAAHAHEHGVAPEELDAPAEADDAPAGGTPTDGAQAPDATRGAGTRRLGTLDVMAELGSTGVPPAATAAPVAATADARAVETDAPLALHAVAPEVFEDADGEPEADGAPDADGTPPAATDPTTDGAPAPTDG from the coding sequence TTGTCTCCCGTGAACAGCCCCGAGAACGCCGATGCAGCCGACGCCGCCGAGGCGGCCCCCCGCAAGCGTCGTCGCCGAGTCGTCCGTGACGTCGTGACCCCCGGCGCCGACGCGCCCGTCGCGCCCCCCGAGGTCGGGACGGCGGCCCCCGAGCCGTCCGCCGGCGCGGCACCGGTCGCTGCCGAGGTCGCGGCGCCCGAGGTCGCGGCGCCCGAGGTGGAGACGCCCGAGGAGCCGGTGCAGGCGCCCGCGCCGACCCGCGCACGGCGCTCGCGCCGCGTGACCCGCACCGTGGTGCTCGACGACGTCGCCGCACCCGCCACCCAGGACGCGCCGGTGCAGCCCGCGCCGTCGGGCGTCGCCGAGGACCCGGTCGAGGACGAGGAAGCGGCGCAGGCCGCGAGCGAGACCCCGGCGACGGACGACGATCTCGCCGCCGACGACGCCACCGCCGACGACGCTCCGACCGACGAGGTGCCCGCGGACGAGCCGGAGGCGAGCGGCGTCGCGGACGCGCTGGCCGAGGACGCCGCCGAGCGCGCGCCGCGCCGCCGGCGCTCCGGTCGACGTGGTGGCCGCACCGCCCGTTCCGCGCAGGACGCGGACGCGGAGCAGGCCCCCGCCGGCGACGAGCCGGTCGACGAGCCCGCCGGTACGTCGGGCGACGAGCGCCGGGACGGGCCGCTCGACGTGCTCGCCGAGCTGGGCCCCGTGCGGACCGAGGAGCCGGCGCCGCGTGCCCGCATGGCGACGACCGCCCTGCTCTTCCAGGCGGCCGACCCGGAGCCGCGCACGCGCAGGCGCCGGGCGCAGGCCTCGGCGGGGTCCCCGCAGGAGATCTCGGACGCGGCACGCACCGACGTGGACGAGCAGGCCCCCACCGGCGTCGAGGGCTCCGGCGCGGACGCGACCGGCGAGGCTGCTGCGGACAGCGTTCCCGCCGAGGGTTCCGGCCGTGCGCGTCGGCGCCGCGGCGGTCGCGGCCGCAAGGCCCAGGCCGAGGTCGAGGACGAGGCCACGGAGCTCGAGGACCAGGACGACTCCCAGGACGACTCCCAGGACGAGGTGCAGCCGGAGGTCGTGGACGTCGACGGCACCGACGCGGACGGTGACGACGACGGCACCGACGACGACGCGGGTGACGACGACGGCACGTCGCCGCGCCGCCGCCGGCGCCGTGGCGGTCGGGGACGTCGGGGCCGGCCCGACGCGCCGGGCAGCGACGACGCGGCTGACGAGCCTGCCGCGCAGGACGAGCCGGACGCCGAGGCCGAGGCGTCGGCGAGCGAGGACGCGGGCGAGGACGACTCGACCGGGTCCAGCCGGCGTCGGCGGCGGCGTCGGCGTGGTGCCCGCGGCGAGGTCGCCGACGAGCCGCGCCGGCGCTCGAGCGGTGACGAGGTCACGGCGCTGCGGGGGTCGACGCGCCTGGAGGCCAAGCGTCAGCGCCGCCGCGAGGGACGCGACGCGGGCCGACGACGCCAGGTCATCACCGAGGCGGAGTTCCTCGCACGACGCGAGGCGGTCGAGCGCGCGATGGTCGTGCGCGAGGTCGACTCGCGCACCCAGATCGCGGTCCTCGAGGACGGTGTGCTCGTCGAGCACTACGTGTCGAACCAGGCGCAGGCGTCGATGGTCGGCAACGTGTACCTCGGGCGCGTGCAGAACGTGCTGCCGAGCATGGAGGCCGCGTTCGTCGACGTCGGAAAGGGCCGCAACGCGGTCCTGTACGCGGGCGAGGTCAACTGGGACGCCGCCGGGCTCGACGGCGGGCAGCCGCGCCGCATCGAGCAGGCGCTGAAGTCGGGCGACGCGGTCCTGGTCCAGGTGACCAAGGACCCGATCGGCCACAAGGGCGCCCGGCTCACCAGCCAGATCACGCTCGCGGGCCGGTACCTCGTGTACGTGCCCGGTGGCGGTATGACAGGCATCAGCCGCAAGCTGCCGGACATCGAGCGCTCGCGTCTCAAGAAGATCCTGCGCGACCTCGTGCCCGACTCCGCCGGCGTCATCGTGCGCACGGCCGCCGAGGGCGCGACCGAGGAGGAGCTGCGCGCCGACGTCGCCCGTCTGCAGGGCCAGTGGGAGGCGATCGAGAAGAAGCGGAAGACGGCGAACGCCCCCGCACTCCTGCAGGGCGAGCCCGACATGGCGATCCGCGTCGTCCGCGACATCTTCAACGATGACTTCTCGTCGCTCGTCGTGCAGGGTGACGACGCGTGGTCGACGATCTCGACCTACGTGGGCGAGCTCGCACCCGACCTCGCCGCGCGCACCGAGAAGTGGACGGGCACGCAGGACGTCTTCACGGTGCACCGCGTGGACGAGCAGCTCGCCAAGGGCATGGACCGCAAGGTCTGGCTGCCCTCGGGTGGTTCGCTCGTCATCGACCGCACCGAGGCGATGACCGTCGTGGACGTCAACACCGGCAAGTTCACCGGGGCGGGCGGGACCCTCGAGGAGACCGTCACGCGCAACAACCTCGAGGCGGCCGAGGAGATCGTGCGCCAGCTGAGGCTGCGCGACATCGGCGGCATCATCGTCATCGACTTCATCGACATGGTGCTCGAGTCGAACCGCGACCTCGTGCTGCGCAGGCTCGTCGAGTGCCTGGGGCGTGACCGGACCAAGCACCAGGTGGCCGAGGTGACGTCGCTCGGGCTCGTGCAGATGACTCGCAAGCGTGTCGGCCAGGGTCTCGTCGAGGCGTTCAGCGAGACCTGCGAGCACTGCCACGGCCGCGGGTTCATCGTCCACACGGACCCCGTCGGCAAGGGCGGGCGTCCCGAGACGCACACGCAGCCGGCCGCGGAGCCGAGCGAGTCGAAGCGTGCGCGACGCAAGCGCGGCTCCGCCGAGTCCGCCGGTGTGCAGCACGCGACCGTCCCGGTGCTGCCCGAGGCGCGCGAGGCGGTCAAGGCGACGCTCGCGACGATCGCCGCAGCCGCTGCGCACGCGCACGAGCACGGGGTCGCGCCGGAGGAGCTCGACGCGCCCGCTGAGGCCGACGACGCCCCGGCGGGCGGCACGCCCACGGACGGCGCGCAGGCTCCTGACGCCACGCGAGGCGCCGGCACGCGGCGGCTGGGGACGCTCGACGTCATGGCGGAGCTGGGCTCTACGGGCGTCCCGCCTGCCGCGACGGCAGCCCCGGTGGCCGCCACGGCCGACGCCAGGGCCGTCGAGACGGACGCGCCGCTCGCGCTGCACGCGGTCGCCCCCGAGGTGTTCGAGGACGCCGACGGGGAGCCGGAGGCCGACGGTGCGCCCGACGCCGACGGCACGCCTCCGGCGGCGACCGATCCGACGACGGACGGCGCACCCGCGCCGACCGACGGCTGA